The stretch of DNA GCGGCTTGTCCTAGGCATGAGTGATGCGTATGTACCCAATGTCCTGCAGCGCAACTTTTTCGCGAAGGTCCCCAACCCAAAATGGGTGACCGATGAACTGTGTTCAACGTAAACGGACAGAAGCTCTATCTATCAGCCTGCATGGATTTTTACAACGGCGAAAGCATCGCGCCCTCTCAGAGGGCGCCAGCGAATTGACACTTCATTCAGCCCCTGGCTGGCAGTACAAGATGCAACCTATCGGGCGATGCTGGTGCGTTGCGCAGCTACGCAGAGCATGAGTTGCAAGGGCAACTGTTTTGACAACGCGGTGATCGGGAGCTTCTTCGGCAGCCTCAAGGCCAAGTATTTCCATCTTGCAACGCCTGATGGCCTTGACGCTCTAGAAGCGGGTCTGGATGAGTTGAAGCTGAAGATGGTTATGACTTACCCAAGATAGTTGTGTCCGAATCCACCCCAAGTAGAAGGGATCTATCGTTATGAGTGAAGCTTCGGATCGACCAGAGAACAATACACAGTTTGAGCCCGGTGACCTCTCGGACCCGCAAACTGGGAAACGGTCAAAAGGTTTGCGGTCTCAATCGGCAATGCCGGTGTTCAACGACTTGCCCGCAATGCGTGCCATGAAGGATCTTATCGATCCGCCGACGATACGTGCCATGAAGGATCTTATCGATCCGCCGGCGATACGTGCCATGAAGGATCTTATCGATCCGCCGGCGATACGTGCCATGAAGGATCTTATCGATCCGCCGACGATATGTGCCATGAAGGATCTTATCGATCCGCCGGCGATACGTGCCATGAAGAATCTTATCGACCCGCCGGCGATACGTGCCATGAAGGATCTTATCGATCCGCCGACGATACGTGCCATGAAGGATCTTATCGATCCGCCGGCGATACGTGCCATGAAGAATCTTATCGACCCGCCGGCGATGCACGCGATGCAAGCACTTATCGACTCGCCAGCACTACGGGCAATGCGAAGCTTTATTGATTCGCCAGCGATGCGATCAGTACGGGCACTTCGCAACGTACCATCGATGGAGGTCACAGCGGCATTCGCTGATGTAGTCAGGACAGGTGACAATGAACATCTCGGTATGCGCTCGCTCGTCAGCGGGTCTTTGGAGAGGTTAATCGGCCACTCCCTAGGCAAATCGATGCTCCTTCAGTCGATTGCAAGCATCGAGCCAAGCCGGATGCAAATGATTGCCCGACTGGCCGCACAACAGAATTCTTCGGATATGAGCGTTGAGTCACTGCTCCGCGAGAGACAGAATGATTTTCACGCGCAACCGACTCCTGCAACAATTAAGGCAGAAATCGAGCAGGCGTTAACTGGCGATGCTCCCATAATGCCGCTTTCGAGGGATGCTTTCGTCGTTCTTCGCTGGATAGTCACGGTTCTTCTCATGTTGTATAACGCAATTGCCGCTTGGCCTGATTTTCAGACAGGACTCTGCGATTTACAAACCCGACTGATATCCGCGAACTCTCTTGCAGGAATTCGGCATTTGGTACAACAGAATGTATGTGAGATACCGCACCGGACCTTGAGAAATCTTCGTTATACCAGCGACGAGGGCATCCGTCTTTATGAACGCCCGGCGATTCAGTCGACAATGCTTGAGACCTTGCCTCGTGGAGTCGTTCTTGTTGTATTGAACTCTAGTAATCGAGACTGGCTGTTCGTGCATGTAACCTATGACGATATCGAGCGAGAGGGATGGATATCGCGCAAATTCACAAGACGGTTCGTGCAATGACGGTTGCCCTCTCTTGGGATGTCTGGTTGAGGGCCACACGAATGACCGAATAAATCGATGCCAGGTTACGCTAGCAAACCCCTGACCATCCTCTACACGCCATGTCCTCGCTTACTCCCCCATCTTTGATTCCTGGCGCTTCCTCTTCCACTTTCGAATTCACCTGGCGCTGGAGCGCGTTTGCCGAACTCACGGCGACTGAAATTTACGATGTGCTGGCAGCGCGTAGTGCGGTTTTTGTCGTGGAGCAAAACTGTGTCTACGGCGATATCGACGGCCAGGACAAGCACGCCTGGCATTTGCGTGCCTATGCGGGCGCGCCTGGGCAGCCCAGTCTTGCGGGCTATTTGCGCGTGCTGCTTCCCGATCCTGACGACGCCGATGTCCGGATTGGCCGGGTGCTGACCTGTCCGGGTTTTCGCGGCTTGGGGCTGGGCCGCCTGCTAATGGAACAGGCACTCGCGCATATCGATGCTCAATGGCCAGCAATAGCCATTCGTTTGCATGCCCAGGCGCATTTGCAGTCTTTTTACGGCGCGTTTGGTTTTGATCCGGTTTCCGCGATTCACGATGAAG from Paraburkholderia hayleyella encodes:
- a CDS encoding SH3 domain-containing protein: MSEASDRPENNTQFEPGDLSDPQTGKRSKGLRSQSAMPVFNDLPAMRAMKDLIDPPTIRAMKDLIDPPAIRAMKDLIDPPAIRAMKDLIDPPTICAMKDLIDPPAIRAMKNLIDPPAIRAMKDLIDPPTIRAMKDLIDPPAIRAMKNLIDPPAMHAMQALIDSPALRAMRSFIDSPAMRSVRALRNVPSMEVTAAFADVVRTGDNEHLGMRSLVSGSLERLIGHSLGKSMLLQSIASIEPSRMQMIARLAAQQNSSDMSVESLLRERQNDFHAQPTPATIKAEIEQALTGDAPIMPLSRDAFVVLRWIVTVLLMLYNAIAAWPDFQTGLCDLQTRLISANSLAGIRHLVQQNVCEIPHRTLRNLRYTSDEGIRLYERPAIQSTMLETLPRGVVLVVLNSSNRDWLFVHVTYDDIEREGWISRKFTRRFVQ
- a CDS encoding GNAT family N-acetyltransferase, translated to MSSLTPPSLIPGASSSTFEFTWRWSAFAELTATEIYDVLAARSAVFVVEQNCVYGDIDGQDKHAWHLRAYAGAPGQPSLAGYLRVLLPDPDDADVRIGRVLTCPGFRGLGLGRLLMEQALAHIDAQWPAIAIRLHAQAHLQSFYGAFGFDPVSAIHDEDGIAHVWMRSSRSRARADSRIQ